One Maribacter cobaltidurans genomic window carries:
- the murI gene encoding glutamate racemase, translated as MKSNPIGIFDSGIGGTSIWKEIQHLMPNENCIYLADSKNAPYGEKSHEEILRLSVKNTEFLIERKCKLIVVACNTATTNAIDYLRNQYTVPFIGIEPAIKPAAINSKSKKVGVLATKGTLSSALFYSTSQNHAKGIEVFERQGKGLVELIEEGDLESKSLRLLLNQYVGPMLERGIDYLVLGCTHYPYLIPLLKEMLPPDVKIIDSGQAVARQTKSILVKQNLVNDADEIGRHQCYTNGNIEVLERFVLNAASHVNAEYLDF; from the coding sequence ATGAAAAGCAATCCCATAGGTATATTTGATTCGGGTATTGGAGGAACCTCCATTTGGAAGGAAATTCAGCATTTGATGCCCAATGAGAATTGCATTTACTTGGCTGACAGTAAGAATGCACCTTATGGCGAAAAGTCCCACGAAGAAATTTTAAGGCTCAGTGTAAAGAATACCGAGTTTTTAATAGAAAGGAAATGCAAGTTGATTGTGGTCGCCTGCAACACAGCGACGACGAATGCAATAGATTATCTACGAAATCAATACACTGTTCCCTTTATTGGTATTGAGCCGGCTATAAAGCCTGCAGCTATTAATTCCAAGTCCAAAAAAGTTGGGGTTTTGGCTACTAAAGGAACCTTGTCCAGTGCTTTATTTTATAGTACAAGCCAAAACCATGCGAAAGGGATTGAGGTTTTTGAGAGACAGGGGAAGGGTCTTGTTGAATTGATTGAAGAGGGAGACTTGGAAAGTAAATCCTTAAGGCTACTGCTAAATCAGTACGTGGGTCCTATGTTGGAAAGGGGTATAGATTATCTGGTCCTGGGATGTACACATTACCCCTATTTAATTCCGCTATTAAAGGAAATGTTGCCTCCGGATGTGAAAATCATAGATTCCGGTCAAGCAGTAGCAAGACAGACTAAATCCATTCTTGTTAAACAAAACCTGGTTAATGATGCTGATGAAATAGGACGTCATCAATGTTATACAAACGGAAATATTGAGGTGCTCGAAAGGTTTGTTTTAAATGCGGCATCCCATGTAAACGCGGAATATTTGGATTTTTAG
- a CDS encoding SprT-like domain-containing protein yields the protein MEQVLGKYLPERSVDLCLQLIKVNGVHLKIVNERVTRHGDYRRLPDGKHLITVNATLNEYRFLITLVHEIAHLVAFEKYGRSIKPHGVEWKRTFQFLMLPFLRPEIFPSKLLPLLALHFKNPKASSSTDARLSIALQQFDKHENNKTYVFQLPIGSIFRIYNGKLFKKGNKRVKRFECVEVKTGRVYLFQPNAEVELINN from the coding sequence ATGGAACAGGTACTTGGTAAATATTTACCGGAAAGGTCGGTCGATCTTTGTTTACAGCTCATAAAGGTCAATGGCGTACACCTTAAAATTGTAAATGAACGGGTTACAAGACATGGGGATTATAGAAGACTTCCAGATGGAAAACATTTGATTACCGTGAATGCTACTTTGAACGAATACAGGTTTTTAATAACCCTTGTACATGAAATTGCCCATTTAGTCGCTTTTGAAAAATACGGTCGTAGCATAAAACCGCATGGAGTGGAATGGAAACGCACTTTTCAATTTTTAATGCTTCCCTTCTTGCGACCTGAAATATTTCCATCCAAATTACTTCCTTTGCTGGCCTTGCATTTTAAAAATCCTAAGGCAAGCAGTAGTACAGATGCAAGATTATCCATTGCATTGCAGCAATTTGACAAACATGAAAATAATAAGACCTATGTTTTTCAATTGCCTATTGGAAGTATATTTAGGATTTATAATGGCAAACTTTTCAAAAAAGGCAATAAAAGAGTTAAAAGATTTGAATGCGTTGAGGTCAAAACCGGAAGAGTATATCTTTTTCAGCCCAATGCAGAGGTTGAATTAATAAACAATTAG
- a CDS encoding SDR family oxidoreductase, whose protein sequence is MANVIITGSSRGIGFEMAKLFALEGHSVLALSRNEEPVKSLKNNSIKTFSFDLSRPSDFENVELFIKREWKKVDILINNAGSLLNKPFTETSLDEFKKVYEVNVFGVAAMSRMIIPYMKKNGHIVTVSSMGGVQGSVKFPGLSAYSSSKGAVITLTELLAEEYKETGPSCNVLALGAVQTEMLEEAFPGYEAPVTALEMATYIKDFALTGHKLFNGKLIQVSNSTP, encoded by the coding sequence ATGGCAAATGTTATTATTACAGGTTCCAGCCGGGGTATAGGATTTGAAATGGCCAAATTGTTTGCCCTTGAAGGGCATTCCGTTTTGGCACTATCCAGAAATGAGGAGCCCGTTAAAAGTCTAAAAAATAATTCTATAAAGACCTTTTCTTTTGATTTGTCGCGTCCTTCCGACTTTGAAAATGTGGAACTATTCATAAAGCGTGAATGGAAAAAGGTAGATATTTTGATTAATAATGCTGGCAGCCTTCTAAACAAACCTTTTACCGAAACCTCTTTGGATGAATTTAAAAAGGTGTATGAGGTTAATGTATTTGGGGTTGCGGCCATGAGCAGAATGATAATTCCCTATATGAAGAAAAACGGACATATAGTTACAGTTAGTTCCATGGGTGGTGTACAGGGAAGCGTAAAGTTCCCTGGGCTTTCGGCATATAGTTCCAGTAAGGGTGCCGTAATTACATTAACTGAGCTTTTGGCTGAAGAATATAAAGAAACAGGACCTTCATGTAACGTTCTCGCCCTTGGAGCCGTGCAGACGGAAATGCTAGAGGAGGCCTTTCCGGGCTATGAAGCTCCAGTGACCGCTTTGGAAATGGCTACTTATATTAAAGATTTTGCACTTACGGGACATAAACTTTTCAATGGAAAATTGATTCAGGTTTCCAATTCAACCCCTTAA
- a CDS encoding dihydrofolate reductase: MKDLKEIIMIAAAGEDNSLGKDNDLLWHLPDDFKRFKRLTSGHKIIMGRKTFETFPKPLPNRKHIIITRDKNYTVPYEACTVVHSLEEALDLIDNEDAFIIGGGEIYSQGEKHANVIELTRVHGNFNADTFFPKIDEAIWEVVATEYHPKDEKHKFDFTYITYKRRES, translated from the coding sequence ATGAAAGACTTGAAAGAAATTATTATGATTGCCGCTGCCGGTGAGGATAATTCACTAGGCAAGGATAATGATTTGTTGTGGCACCTGCCCGATGATTTTAAGCGCTTTAAACGTCTTACTTCTGGGCACAAAATCATAATGGGCAGAAAAACGTTTGAAACTTTTCCCAAACCTTTACCCAACAGGAAACATATCATTATTACGCGTGATAAGAATTATACAGTTCCATATGAAGCTTGCACCGTTGTTCATTCCTTGGAAGAGGCTTTAGATCTTATAGACAACGAAGACGCCTTCATTATAGGTGGTGGCGAAATTTACAGCCAAGGGGAAAAGCATGCAAATGTCATAGAACTTACAAGGGTTCACGGTAATTTCAATGCTGATACTTTTTTTCCGAAAATAGATGAAGCCATTTGGGAGGTGGTGGCCACGGAATATCATCCAAAGGATGAAAAGCACAAATTTGATTTTACTTACATCACCTATAAAAGAAGAGAAAGCTGA
- a CDS encoding isoamylase early set domain-containing protein gives MAIAKQYLKTKPVCKVTFTVPAEDAKKVAVVGDFNDWSPKGSTLKKLKNGTFKGTFDLPKENTYEFKYLVDGEYINETEADRYQWNDYAGSENAVLEL, from the coding sequence ATGGCAATTGCAAAACAATATTTAAAAACAAAGCCAGTGTGTAAGGTTACTTTTACCGTTCCCGCTGAAGACGCTAAAAAAGTAGCTGTAGTTGGCGACTTTAACGATTGGAGCCCAAAGGGAAGCACTTTGAAAAAATTGAAGAACGGTACCTTTAAAGGTACTTTTGATCTGCCTAAGGAGAATACTTACGAATTTAAGTATTTGGTAGATGGAGAATACATAAATGAAACCGAAGCCGACCGTTATCAGTGGAACGATTATGCAGGTTCCGAAAATGCGGTATTGGAGTTATAA
- the pafA gene encoding alkaline phosphatase PafA yields MHIKFRLVLATFIISYFFIPQAFSQRKDKPADDVMLRVKPKLVVGIIVDQMRYDYLTRFYNQFDEGGFKRMVEEGFNCKNNHFNYAPTSTGPGHTSVYTGTTPATHGVIGNNWYDKENDVEVYCASDDRYSSVGTTSDAGQMSPHRMTVTTITDELRLNTEMQGKTIAIALKDRGAVLPGGHTANAAYWFYGGNEGKWITSSYYMDALPKWVNDFNSSGIVQSYKKGWNTLRDINTYVESGVDDNAFEGLFDGEASSSFPHNPQNLLDKNNDFEIIKSTPYGNSLTADFAIEALKQEQLGKDETTDFLAISFSSTDYVGHMFGVNSKEVEDTYIRLDLDLARLFKALDKQVGEGEYTVFLTADHAAIDVPSYLLTTKIPAGYVDNSTTKDKFAEFLKYTYGTEDIVKNYSNNQLFLDHKIIKNLDLNIKDVQEDIAQEFLGYDYIDRVYTGYQMWQNNYKSGIPYILQNGYNQKRSGDVLLVLKPGTISYHKTGSTHGSPQIYDTHVPLLFFGKGIQQGSTVERTEIPDIAPTISSLLGIAFPSGTTGKPISEVLE; encoded by the coding sequence ATGCACATTAAATTTCGGTTGGTTCTAGCAACATTTATAATTTCTTATTTTTTCATACCACAAGCCTTTTCACAGCGTAAGGACAAACCAGCTGATGACGTAATGTTAAGGGTTAAGCCCAAACTGGTAGTGGGCATCATTGTCGATCAGATGAGGTATGATTACCTGACCCGTTTCTACAATCAGTTTGACGAAGGCGGTTTTAAAAGAATGGTGGAAGAGGGTTTTAATTGCAAGAACAATCATTTTAATTATGCACCCACAAGTACAGGACCTGGACACACCTCCGTGTATACGGGAACCACGCCAGCTACGCACGGCGTAATTGGCAATAACTGGTACGACAAGGAAAATGATGTGGAGGTTTACTGTGCATCGGACGATAGGTATTCATCCGTAGGCACCACTTCAGATGCCGGACAAATGTCTCCCCATCGTATGACGGTAACAACGATTACCGATGAATTAAGGCTGAATACGGAAATGCAGGGGAAAACGATTGCCATCGCTTTAAAGGATAGAGGGGCTGTATTACCTGGAGGTCATACGGCAAACGCTGCATATTGGTTCTATGGTGGCAATGAAGGTAAATGGATAACCAGTAGCTATTATATGGATGCCCTGCCAAAATGGGTGAATGATTTTAATAGTTCTGGAATTGTGCAATCCTATAAGAAAGGTTGGAATACCTTAAGGGATATAAACACCTATGTTGAAAGTGGTGTGGACGATAATGCTTTTGAAGGACTGTTCGATGGTGAAGCGTCGTCGTCATTTCCTCATAACCCACAAAACCTATTGGATAAAAACAATGATTTTGAAATAATAAAAAGTACCCCATACGGTAATAGCCTTACTGCGGATTTTGCCATAGAGGCTCTAAAACAGGAACAATTGGGCAAGGATGAAACCACTGACTTTTTGGCCATTAGCTTTTCAAGTACAGATTATGTAGGACATATGTTCGGTGTGAATTCCAAGGAAGTAGAGGATACGTATATACGACTGGATTTGGATTTGGCCCGACTTTTCAAAGCCTTGGATAAACAAGTGGGTGAAGGGGAATACACCGTTTTTTTGACTGCTGACCACGCTGCCATAGATGTACCCTCATATCTCTTGACAACCAAAATTCCGGCAGGTTATGTGGACAATAGCACGACTAAGGACAAGTTTGCCGAGTTTTTAAAATATACTTACGGAACTGAGGATATTGTCAAGAATTATTCAAACAATCAATTATTCTTGGACCATAAGATTATTAAAAATCTGGATTTGAACATTAAGGATGTGCAGGAAGATATTGCACAGGAATTTTTGGGTTATGATTATATAGATCGGGTGTATACTGGATATCAAATGTGGCAAAACAATTATAAATCAGGGATACCCTATATTTTACAAAATGGATATAACCAAAAAAGGTCAGGAGATGTTTTATTGGTTCTAAAGCCGGGAACCATTAGTTATCACAAAACAGGTTCAACCCACGGATCGCCTCAAATTTATGATACACATGTGCCCTTGCTATTTTTTGGAAAGGGTATACAACAGGGCAGTACAGTAGAACGTACTGAAATTCCTGATATCGCCCCCACAATTTCATCTTTGTTGGGTATTGCTTTTCCTAGCGGAACAACAGGAAAACCCATTTCCGAGGTGTTGGAGTAA
- a CDS encoding DUF389 domain-containing protein: MEEKFGQDNVTPTDNTPDSGDEVKKDFQGLLGSIKKFLSELLDIRTNTDQDATKEAIIADIPFKGHTSWILICSIFIASIGLNANSTAVVIGAMLISPLMGPILGIGMSVGINDIDTLKRSLKNFGVMVVLSVLTAFLFFKFFPLRDESSELLARTAPDIRDVLIAFFGGLALVIARAKKGTIASVIFGVAIATALMPPLCTVGFGLAIGNLDYASGAMYLFTINTIFIALATFLVIKLLRFPMVRYVNSKRRRLIARLASVLAIAVMIPAGITFWNALQESLFRKQANIFIDENVAPYQFSGQGRFLEDFTDLEYNNGENSVIELVFMGNEAIPDNIIATWRTQLEDNPRLKDTDLQIIQGGQSEEINQLKYINELYETQKNQLSNKDEKIAFLEGELSRLSKSAVGQIPFKEISMEAKTNYENLARLGYSYLIATNFEKTDTIPIFEITWKKEAKRNETVKDGQKLLEWLKLRLNNNKIQVKEVVAD, encoded by the coding sequence ATGGAAGAAAAATTCGGTCAAGATAATGTTACCCCAACGGACAACACCCCAGATAGTGGAGATGAGGTAAAAAAGGATTTTCAGGGACTTCTTGGAAGCATAAAGAAATTCCTTTCGGAACTCTTGGATATTAGGACCAATACGGACCAAGATGCCACCAAGGAGGCTATAATAGCCGATATCCCATTTAAGGGTCACACCTCTTGGATTCTTATCTGTTCTATTTTTATAGCCTCAATCGGCTTGAATGCAAACTCTACGGCCGTGGTTATTGGTGCCATGTTAATTTCTCCGCTTATGGGCCCAATTTTGGGTATAGGTATGTCCGTAGGAATCAATGACATCGACACACTCAAGAGGTCTTTGAAGAACTTTGGTGTTATGGTGGTGCTAAGTGTATTGACGGCCTTTTTGTTCTTTAAATTTTTCCCCTTACGTGACGAGTCTTCTGAGCTTTTGGCAAGGACGGCACCGGACATCCGTGATGTGCTGATCGCGTTCTTTGGTGGATTGGCCTTAGTAATCGCCAGGGCGAAAAAAGGAACTATTGCCAGTGTTATATTCGGTGTGGCGATCGCCACTGCGTTGATGCCGCCTTTATGTACTGTTGGTTTTGGTCTAGCGATTGGCAACTTGGACTATGCCAGCGGCGCTATGTATTTATTTACCATCAATACGATTTTTATTGCATTGGCTACCTTTTTGGTGATTAAGTTGTTGCGTTTTCCCATGGTCCGTTATGTAAATTCCAAAAGGCGAAGATTAATAGCCAGATTGGCATCTGTTCTGGCCATTGCGGTAATGATACCTGCAGGTATTACGTTTTGGAACGCATTGCAGGAATCCCTTTTTAGGAAACAAGCCAATATTTTCATAGATGAAAATGTTGCTCCTTATCAATTTTCTGGGCAGGGACGGTTTCTGGAAGATTTCACCGACTTGGAATACAACAATGGGGAAAATTCTGTCATCGAATTGGTATTCATGGGCAATGAGGCCATTCCAGATAATATAATTGCCACTTGGCGAACTCAATTAGAGGATAATCCCAGGTTAAAGGATACGGATTTACAAATAATCCAAGGAGGCCAGAGCGAAGAGATCAATCAGCTCAAGTACATAAACGAACTTTACGAAACACAAAAAAATCAATTGAGCAATAAAGATGAAAAAATCGCCTTTTTGGAAGGGGAATTGTCAAGATTGAGTAAAAGTGCAGTAGGTCAGATTCCGTTTAAGGAAATTAGTATGGAGGCCAAAACGAACTACGAAAATCTTGCTCGACTGGGTTACTCATATTTAATCGCTACAAATTTTGAAAAAACCGATACCATACCCATTTTTGAAATTACTTGGAAAAAGGAGGCAAAAAGAAATGAAACGGTTAAAGATGGTCAAAAGTTATTAGAGTGGCTAAAACTTCGTTTAAACAATAATAAAATTCAGGTAAAAGAGGTTGTAGCGGACTAG
- a CDS encoding ABC transporter ATP-binding protein, whose product MIEVNDIHKSFGDAHILKGISTTFEKGKTNLIIGQSGSGKTVFLKCLLGLFAPEVGSIVYDGKDYSSLSENEKRNLRQEMGMVFQGSALFDSMTVEGNVKFPLEMFTKQSQSEMDDRVNTVLKRVNLVDAHNKFPAEISGGMQKRVAIARAIVMNPKYLFCDEPNSGLDPKTAILIDDLIKEITEEYDITTVINTHDMNSVMQIGEKILFLKDGLKEWEGSKNEIFKTDNEAVTNFVYSSDLFKKVRQMYIEERN is encoded by the coding sequence ATGATAGAAGTGAACGACATACATAAATCCTTTGGTGATGCCCATATATTAAAAGGGATTTCCACCACTTTTGAAAAAGGTAAAACCAATCTGATCATTGGGCAAAGTGGTTCTGGAAAAACCGTATTCCTAAAATGCCTTCTAGGTCTTTTCGCCCCGGAAGTTGGCAGTATTGTTTACGATGGAAAAGACTACTCGAGCCTTAGCGAGAATGAAAAAAGAAATCTTAGGCAGGAAATGGGAATGGTTTTCCAAGGCAGTGCATTATTCGATAGTATGACGGTAGAAGGAAATGTCAAGTTTCCCTTGGAAATGTTCACCAAACAATCCCAATCAGAAATGGACGACCGGGTGAATACCGTTCTAAAGCGTGTTAACCTTGTCGACGCACACAATAAGTTTCCAGCGGAAATTTCAGGGGGAATGCAAAAACGCGTGGCCATAGCAAGGGCCATCGTCATGAACCCAAAATATTTGTTTTGCGATGAACCCAATTCAGGACTAGACCCTAAAACGGCTATTTTAATAGATGATCTTATAAAAGAAATTACCGAAGAATATGATATTACCACGGTAATCAACACCCACGACATGAACTCCGTGATGCAAATAGGGGAAAAAATCCTTTTTCTAAAAGACGGCCTTAAAGAATGGGAAGGAAGTAAAAACGAAATTTTCAAAACCGATAACGAGGCCGTTACCAATTTTGTCTACTCATCCGATCTCTTTAAGAAAGTTAGACAGATGTACATTGAAGAGAGAAACTAG
- a CDS encoding MlaE family ABC transporter permease: protein MNYLASIGSYSMMVVEVFRKPTKWRIMKSLILKEIDELVYGSLGIIIFISFFIGAVVAIQTALNLTNPIIPRSLIGFATRQSVILEFAPTFVSIIMAGKVGSYITSSIGTMRVTEQIDALEVMGVNSLNYLVFPKIIAMLFYPFAIAISMYVGIFGGWLAGVFGGFLTSADFVAGLQTDFVPFHIAYAFIKTLIFAFIIATIPSFHGYYMKGGALEVGKASTTSFVWTSVVIIILNYILTQLLLG from the coding sequence ATGAACTATTTAGCGTCGATTGGCAGCTATTCCATGATGGTCGTAGAGGTTTTTAGAAAACCTACCAAATGGCGTATAATGAAGTCCTTGATATTAAAAGAAATAGATGAACTTGTTTATGGGTCTTTAGGAATTATCATTTTCATTTCCTTTTTCATTGGTGCCGTTGTTGCCATTCAAACAGCCTTAAATCTGACAAATCCCATTATTCCCAGAAGCTTAATAGGATTTGCCACCAGACAATCCGTAATACTTGAATTTGCCCCAACTTTTGTATCTATTATTATGGCCGGTAAAGTGGGGTCCTACATTACTTCAAGTATAGGAACGATGCGAGTAACGGAACAAATTGATGCTTTGGAAGTCATGGGTGTTAATTCCCTGAATTATCTGGTTTTTCCCAAAATTATAGCCATGCTATTTTATCCTTTCGCAATAGCCATTTCCATGTATGTGGGTATTTTTGGAGGGTGGTTGGCCGGAGTTTTCGGAGGTTTCTTGACAAGTGCGGATTTCGTAGCCGGTTTACAGACGGATTTCGTCCCGTTCCATATTGCCTATGCCTTTATTAAAACCCTGATTTTTGCATTTATCATAGCAACTATACCTTCCTTTCACGGTTATTATATGAAAGGTGGAGCACTTGAAGTTGGGAAAGCAAGTACGACATCATTTGTTTGGACCAGTGTTGTCATTATCATTCTGAATTATATACTAACCCAACTCCTACTCGGCTAA
- a CDS encoding aminotransferase class V-fold PLP-dependent enzyme, whose product MEKIAKEFPVLRKSTYLNTAVYGPLYDSLIDWRQEHDLDFLLHGSDLWDHTLKTLTDTRETIGEFFNCKKENVALVYNFSIGLNLLLEGLDTKKKVLLLENDYPSLNWPFESRKFNTTILKITSDIEEKIEEAVCKDNIDVFAFSIVQWLDGFLIDLEFIKRLKKANPNLLIIADGTQFCGAAKFDFNSSGIDVMGTSGYKWLLSGYGNGFMLFSNNAAEEFSVPTTGFNAANGNYENKHNLKLPNKLEPGHLSSLNFGSLKFSLDFLNGIGMDNITGQNEALSRKIKREFEDLDLLEPYVVERKRHSTIFNIKADEKMFNKLIEENILCSQRGNGIRISFNFYNSEDDLKSLVRILKTGK is encoded by the coding sequence ATGGAAAAAATTGCAAAGGAATTTCCTGTACTCAGGAAAAGTACCTATTTAAATACTGCTGTTTATGGACCGCTTTATGATTCTTTGATAGATTGGAGGCAGGAACATGACTTGGATTTTCTTCTTCATGGCAGTGATTTATGGGATCATACGCTGAAAACTTTAACCGATACAAGGGAAACCATTGGTGAGTTTTTCAATTGTAAAAAAGAAAATGTAGCCCTGGTTTATAACTTCTCAATTGGCTTGAACCTACTTTTGGAAGGGTTGGATACCAAGAAAAAAGTACTGCTATTAGAGAATGATTACCCATCTTTGAACTGGCCTTTTGAAAGCAGGAAATTCAATACGACCATCTTAAAGATAACTTCCGATATCGAAGAAAAAATTGAAGAGGCAGTATGTAAGGATAATATTGATGTTTTTGCCTTCAGTATTGTGCAGTGGTTGGATGGGTTTTTAATCGACTTGGAATTCATTAAACGTTTAAAAAAGGCCAATCCTAATTTATTGATAATTGCGGACGGCACCCAATTTTGCGGTGCTGCGAAGTTCGATTTTAATTCTTCTGGAATCGATGTAATGGGGACTAGTGGATATAAATGGTTACTTTCCGGATACGGTAATGGTTTTATGCTTTTTAGTAATAATGCAGCCGAAGAATTTTCCGTGCCTACTACAGGTTTCAATGCGGCCAACGGAAATTATGAGAATAAGCATAATTTAAAGCTCCCCAATAAACTGGAGCCAGGACATTTGTCCAGTCTAAATTTTGGTAGTTTAAAATTCTCCTTGGACTTTTTAAATGGAATAGGGATGGATAATATTACCGGTCAGAATGAGGCTTTGTCCAGAAAGATTAAAAGGGAATTTGAAGATTTGGATTTATTGGAACCGTACGTGGTAGAACGAAAGCGGCACAGTACTATTTTTAACATCAAGGCAGATGAAAAAATGTTTAATAAGTTAATTGAAGAAAATATTTTATGTTCTCAACGGGGCAATGGAATAAGAATAAGCTTCAACTTCTACAATAGCGAAGATGATTTGAAATCTTTGGTAAGAATTTTAAAAACAGGTAAGTAG
- a CDS encoding mannose-1-phosphate guanylyltransferase, with the protein MNKNYYAVLMAGGVGSRFWPISTSDYPKQFHDMLGTGTTLIQKTFQRLNKFVPTENILILTNERYNDLVLEQLPMVNQDQVVLEPAMRNTAPCILYAALKIQKMNPNGVMIVAPSDHWIENEDAFAADVTACFDKCEKEEVLCTLGIKPTFPNTGFGYIEFDKSDEEQLKKVNQFREKPDYETAKEFLAQGNFLWNAGIFMWSVKTIVQAFENFQPSQFSLFNSGISCFNTSQEKDFIAKNYPKAENISIDYAILEKSKAIYVLEATFDWNDLGTWGSLFDKLNKDSMGNAVVNAKLLAEESTGNMIRSPKDKIVVVDGLKDYIIVDKEDVLLIYPKAKEQDIKKVLNSVKENFGEKYA; encoded by the coding sequence ATGAATAAAAATTATTATGCCGTTTTAATGGCAGGTGGCGTAGGGTCAAGATTTTGGCCAATAAGTACTTCAGATTATCCAAAGCAGTTTCATGATATGTTGGGAACAGGAACCACGTTGATTCAAAAAACTTTTCAACGGTTAAATAAATTTGTTCCAACTGAAAATATCCTGATTCTTACCAATGAACGATACAATGATTTGGTGTTGGAGCAATTACCTATGGTAAACCAAGATCAGGTAGTATTGGAACCCGCCATGAGAAACACTGCTCCCTGCATTCTGTATGCGGCACTCAAAATCCAGAAAATGAATCCCAATGGTGTTATGATCGTAGCACCTAGTGATCATTGGATAGAGAATGAGGATGCCTTTGCCGCGGATGTGACCGCATGTTTTGATAAATGTGAAAAGGAGGAGGTACTCTGTACTTTGGGCATAAAGCCAACCTTTCCAAATACAGGTTTCGGATATATTGAGTTTGATAAATCCGATGAAGAACAATTAAAAAAAGTTAATCAGTTCCGCGAAAAACCGGATTATGAAACGGCAAAGGAATTTTTGGCTCAGGGTAACTTTTTGTGGAATGCCGGTATTTTTATGTGGAGCGTAAAGACCATCGTCCAGGCCTTTGAGAATTTTCAACCTTCACAATTTAGTTTGTTTAACAGTGGGATTTCCTGTTTTAATACATCTCAGGAAAAGGATTTTATTGCCAAGAACTACCCCAAAGCTGAAAATATTTCCATTGACTATGCAATTTTAGAAAAATCAAAGGCCATCTATGTTTTGGAAGCTACATTTGATTGGAACGATTTGGGAACTTGGGGTTCTTTATTCGACAAGTTGAATAAGGATAGTATGGGAAATGCCGTGGTCAACGCCAAGTTGTTGGCAGAAGAATCTACGGGTAATATGATTCGATCGCCCAAGGATAAGATTGTTGTAGTTGACGGGCTAAAGGATTATATCATCGTGGATAAGGAAGATGTACTTTTGATTTATCCAAAAGCCAAGGAACAGGATATAAAAAAGGTCTTAAATTCGGTTAAGGAAAACTTCGGTGAAAAGTACGCATAG